The Anabaena sp. WA102 genome contains a region encoding:
- a CDS encoding zinc metalloprotease HtpX gives MPSYAESCLEAGLAALKQGNYYTAIANLEPLAKNQTEEKICLQAQVGLVMSYARTGEISKAIVLCQNLIANSSPQVQEWSKLALEHLHKRKNQQKKSRKPKTGIISGLNTPPQQLKTAYVGADGNTNIQPVSIYWRNARRAKVWQPLRKPNIIPSRLLALFTFMALFWTCREALKFVLGSVNQILYQLPYLEPIQILYRDPTDLILGLFIILMVSSPWLLDWALTRFSGQEELPKEKLNSYSRETVRVLQRACQQRHWNTPQLRILPITAPMIISYGNLPRTARITVSQGLLEQLADDEIAAIYALSLGQIGRWDFAVMSLVLLVTMPFYGIYQQVSVWENQHHSKIWRWLGTALAAINYGIWCLFTGTALLNSRLRLYHSDRLSAEITGNPNGLIRALLKISIGVAHDVGLKEQTCWQLESLNLLSPIAYQHSIVLGSTAGHLPFESFLKWENFHPYRQWLTINSCHPAIGDRIERLCEIARHWHLDTELYQTTPSQPILIKPQTFCLQIAPWLGIPLGLLFACLIWLVWQTAYTLHLLNLKWIYDNWSFVTGCMLIGFSIGTVMRINALFPEIIPANVQKDENLINLLADPAILPIDSTKIRFTGKLLGRPGIGNCLAQDLILQTSQGLMKLHHIPWLGKSFNPQDLIGRQITVTGWLRRGTTPWIDIQTLETQSGKKIHSPHPAWSTVVAVVAQAWGAYIMLTGS, from the coding sequence ATGCCTTCCTATGCTGAATCATGTTTAGAGGCTGGTTTAGCTGCCCTCAAGCAGGGGAATTACTATACAGCGATCGCTAACCTTGAACCACTAGCCAAAAATCAAACCGAAGAAAAGATTTGTTTACAGGCACAAGTGGGGTTAGTTATGTCCTATGCCCGCACTGGCGAAATCTCCAAAGCGATCGTCCTGTGCCAAAATTTGATCGCTAATAGTAGTCCCCAAGTTCAAGAGTGGTCAAAACTTGCTCTTGAACACCTGCATAAACGCAAAAACCAGCAGAAAAAATCCCGCAAACCGAAGACTGGAATTATTTCCGGTTTAAATACCCCCCCACAACAGCTAAAAACCGCTTATGTTGGGGCTGATGGTAATACTAATATTCAACCCGTTAGCATTTACTGGCGAAATGCTAGACGTGCTAAAGTGTGGCAACCTCTACGCAAGCCTAATATTATTCCCTCCCGACTACTTGCCCTCTTCACATTCATGGCACTATTCTGGACGTGCCGAGAAGCGCTGAAATTTGTATTAGGTTCAGTTAATCAAATTCTATATCAACTGCCATACTTAGAACCCATCCAGATTTTATATCGTGATCCTACCGACTTGATTCTAGGGTTATTTATAATCTTAATGGTATCGTCCCCTTGGTTACTCGACTGGGCGCTAACGAGATTTTCTGGTCAAGAAGAGTTGCCCAAAGAAAAATTAAACTCCTACAGTCGGGAAACAGTAAGGGTATTACAAAGGGCTTGTCAACAGCGACACTGGAATACCCCCCAACTGAGGATACTACCAATTACTGCCCCCATGATCATCAGTTATGGCAATCTGCCCCGCACAGCCAGAATAACTGTTAGTCAAGGCTTATTAGAACAACTGGCAGATGATGAAATAGCTGCTATTTATGCTTTATCCCTGGGGCAAATTGGGCGTTGGGACTTTGCAGTGATGTCCCTAGTGTTACTCGTAACTATGCCATTTTATGGCATATATCAGCAAGTGTCAGTTTGGGAAAATCAACATCACAGTAAAATTTGGCGTTGGCTAGGTACAGCCTTAGCAGCCATTAACTATGGAATTTGGTGTCTGTTCACAGGCACAGCTTTACTTAATTCTCGGTTGCGACTTTACCATAGCGATCGCCTGTCCGCAGAAATTACTGGTAATCCCAATGGACTAATTCGCGCCCTATTGAAAATATCCATTGGTGTAGCCCATGATGTCGGGTTAAAAGAACAGACCTGCTGGCAGTTAGAAAGCCTAAATCTGCTTTCACCCATAGCATACCAGCACAGCATAGTTTTGGGTAGCACCGCTGGTCATCTACCTTTTGAATCATTTTTAAAATGGGAAAATTTTCATCCCTACCGTCAATGGTTAACAATCAACAGTTGTCATCCAGCAATAGGCGATCGCATCGAACGTCTTTGTGAAATAGCCCGCCATTGGCATTTAGACACCGAATTATATCAAACAACCCCATCACAACCCATCCTCATTAAGCCCCAAACCTTCTGTTTACAAATTGCCCCTTGGTTGGGAATCCCCCTTGGTCTTCTCTTCGCCTGTCTGATTTGGTTAGTTTGGCAAACGGCATACACCTTACATTTGTTAAACTTAAAATGGATTTATGATAATTGGTCTTTTGTTACAGGTTGTATGTTAATTGGTTTTAGCATTGGCACAGTCATGCGAATAAATGCTTTATTTCCCGAAATTATCCCTGCAAATGTTCAAAAAGACGAAAACTTGATCAACTTATTAGCAGATCCAGCAATTTTACCAATTGATAGCACTAAAATCCGTTTTACTGGTAAGCTGTTAGGCCGTCCCGGAATTGGTAATTGTTTAGCACAAGACCTAATCCTCCAAACTAGCCAAGGTTTAATGAAACTACATCATATTCCCTGGTTAGGAAAGTCATTCAATCCTCAAGACTTGATTGGTAGACAAATCACTGTCACAGGTTGGTTACGACGTGGGACAACTCCCTGGATTGATATCCAAACCCTAGAAACCCAAAGTGGCAAAAAAATTCATAGCCCTCATCCTGCTTGGTCTACTGTCGTCGCAGTCGTTGCCCAAGCTTGGGGTGCTTATATTATGCTTACAGGGTCTTAG
- a CDS encoding RNA recognition motif domain-containing protein yields MSIRLYIGNLPKEEIDRQDLQAVFAEEGDAVTTKLIKDRKTGKCRGFGFLTVNNDEQADQIIEKYNGQMFKDTPIKLEKALPRTKGEEGEEQQPQQQVPKPIIQGSSAPSPSGNKEGNRRDRSKKSRRGSGGGSARETATSVDNEAFRPDPRWAADLEKLKQMLSAQTTN; encoded by the coding sequence ATGTCCATTCGCCTATATATAGGAAATTTGCCCAAAGAAGAAATAGATCGTCAAGATTTGCAAGCTGTATTTGCAGAAGAAGGCGATGCTGTCACCACCAAACTAATTAAAGACCGGAAAACAGGCAAATGCCGGGGTTTCGGGTTTTTAACAGTGAATAATGACGAACAAGCAGATCAAATTATTGAAAAATATAATGGTCAAATGTTCAAAGATACACCCATTAAGCTAGAAAAAGCTTTACCACGGACTAAAGGTGAGGAAGGTGAAGAACAACAACCACAACAACAAGTTCCCAAACCAATTATCCAAGGTAGTAGCGCCCCTAGTCCTAGCGGCAATAAAGAAGGTAATCGTCGGGATAGAAGTAAGAAATCTCGGCGCGGTAGCGGTGGTGGTAGTGCGCGTGAGACTGCTACTAGCGTTGATAACGAAGCTTTTCGTCCAGATCCCCGTTGGGCAGCGGATTTAGAAAAGCTAAAACAAATGCTGTCAGCACAAACTACCAACTAA
- a CDS encoding glycosyltransferase family 4 protein, with protein sequence MKATTKKHIALISVHGDPAIEIGREEAGGQNVYVRQVGEALAQLGWQVDMFSRRVSADQERIVQHNPNCRTIRLTAGPVEFVPRDQGFQYLPDFVFQLLEFQKEAGIHYDLVHTNYWLSSWVGMELKKRQGTKQVHTYHSLGVIKYKTIENIPLVASQRLIVEKQVLETAERIVATSPQELEHMRSLVSQKGKIDIIPCGTDIQQFGSVERQAARATLGIDPEAKVVLYVGRFDPRKGIETLIRAMRESKFYESKQLQLIIGGGCTPGNSDEKERDRLTGIVNELGMNECTSFPGCLSREILPAYYAAADICVVPSHYEPFGLVAIEAMACGTPVVASDVGGLQFTVVNEETGLLVPPQNVPAFNHAIDRILGNPAWQQELGKAAKKRVINKFSWHGVAAQLDELYTQLLQQSVKEPALAIK encoded by the coding sequence ATGAAAGCTACCACTAAAAAACACATTGCTTTAATTTCAGTTCATGGTGATCCAGCGATTGAAATAGGCAGAGAAGAGGCAGGAGGACAAAATGTTTATGTCCGCCAAGTGGGTGAAGCCCTGGCACAGCTAGGATGGCAGGTAGATATGTTTAGCCGGAGGGTCAGTGCTGATCAAGAAAGGATAGTGCAACATAACCCTAATTGTCGGACTATTCGGTTAACCGCAGGTCCGGTGGAATTTGTGCCAAGAGATCAGGGTTTTCAATATTTGCCAGATTTCGTCTTTCAGTTACTAGAATTTCAAAAAGAAGCTGGGATTCATTATGATTTAGTGCATACTAATTATTGGTTATCTAGCTGGGTAGGAATGGAACTCAAGAAAAGACAAGGAACTAAACAGGTTCATACTTACCATTCTTTAGGGGTGATCAAATACAAGACCATAGAAAATATTCCTCTGGTGGCAAGTCAACGTTTAATAGTAGAAAAACAAGTATTGGAAACAGCGGAAAGAATTGTTGCCACCAGTCCCCAAGAACTGGAACATATGCGATCGCTTGTTTCCCAAAAAGGCAAAATTGATATTATTCCCTGTGGAACAGATATTCAGCAGTTTGGTTCAGTGGAAAGACAAGCTGCCAGAGCTACTTTAGGAATTGATCCAGAAGCTAAAGTGGTGCTATATGTAGGTAGATTTGACCCCCGCAAAGGCATAGAAACCTTGATCAGGGCAATGCGGGAATCTAAGTTTTACGAATCCAAACAATTGCAGTTGATTATTGGTGGTGGCTGTACACCGGGGAATAGTGATGAAAAAGAACGCGATCGCCTTACCGGAATTGTCAACGAATTAGGGATGAATGAATGTACCTCTTTTCCCGGTTGTTTGAGTCGGGAGATATTGCCAGCTTATTACGCCGCTGCGGATATTTGTGTTGTTCCTAGCCACTATGAACCCTTTGGATTGGTAGCTATCGAGGCTATGGCCTGCGGTACACCTGTAGTCGCTAGTGATGTCGGTGGACTGCAATTTACTGTTGTCAATGAAGAAACTGGTTTATTAGTACCGCCACAAAATGTCCCAGCTTTTAACCACGCTATTGATCGGATTCTGGGCAATCCTGCATGGCAGCAAGAATTAGGAAAAGCTGCTAAAAAGCGTGTTATTAATAAATTTAGCTGGCATGGTGTAGCTGCTCAGTTAGATGAACTATATACCCAACTGTTGCAACAATCTGTTAAAGAACCCGCATTAGCGATTAAATAG
- a CDS encoding Rqc2 family fibronectin-binding protein, whose protein sequence is MQPLDFTALTAACGEIRTNWLPARIEQVYQRDRFTIAIALRTLNQRGWLDISWHPQAAHICISEPPPRAPDTFTFSQQLKHQLGGLALVGIEAISPWERVIDLQFARRPEETALYHLYAEVMGKYSNVILTDASNEIITAAHQVSHQQSSVRPIQTGQNYETPPKLTGKVPNLSESIERWQERVSLVPGGIKRQLLKSYSGLSSALLDTMLLAADIIPDTNTDELTPQDWQNLFQRWQEWLQALDSGKFQPAWTETGYTVMGWGGIAPTKNIQELLYRYYSDQLNEQLFGQLRHQLSQKLLNILGKLRTKAKTFSDRLQQSDQAEEYRQKADLLMANLHHWQPGMQEIILPDFETEQPIAIALLPDKNAVQNAQKLYKQHQKLKRARAAVEPLLFAVQAEIDYLEQVEAAISQIDKYQNPEDLQALEEIRDELIGQKYLEDLEYRSRSSNDTPGTNFHRYRSPSGFEVLIGRNNIQNDQLTFRVAGDYDLWFHAQEIPGSHVLLRLEPGTVAEEADLQFTANLAGYFSRARQSDQVPVVYTQPKHVYKPKGTKPGLVVYKQETIIWGKPQLVSGQLSVVSCH, encoded by the coding sequence TTGCAACCCCTGGACTTTACCGCTTTAACCGCCGCTTGTGGCGAAATCCGCACTAATTGGTTGCCTGCACGCATAGAACAGGTATATCAGCGCGATCGCTTTACCATTGCCATTGCTTTACGAACCTTGAATCAACGGGGTTGGCTGGATATTTCCTGGCATCCTCAAGCCGCCCATATTTGTATTAGTGAACCACCACCACGCGCCCCAGATACTTTTACTTTTAGTCAACAGTTAAAACACCAATTGGGTGGGTTGGCCTTAGTAGGAATTGAAGCGATTTCCCCTTGGGAACGGGTAATTGATTTACAATTTGCCCGTCGTCCTGAAGAAACAGCCCTGTATCACCTTTATGCGGAAGTGATGGGCAAATATAGTAATGTGATTTTAACTGATGCTAGTAATGAAATTATCACTGCTGCCCATCAAGTTAGTCACCAACAATCTAGTGTTCGTCCGATTCAAACTGGACAAAATTACGAAACACCACCGAAACTGACGGGAAAAGTCCCCAATTTAAGCGAATCTATCGAACGCTGGCAAGAACGGGTAAGTTTAGTCCCCGGAGGTATTAAACGTCAGTTACTCAAAAGTTATAGTGGTTTAAGTTCGGCTTTGCTAGACACGATGCTGTTAGCGGCAGATATCATCCCAGATACGAATACTGACGAACTTACTCCCCAAGATTGGCAAAATTTATTTCAACGTTGGCAAGAATGGTTACAGGCTTTAGATTCAGGTAAATTTCAACCTGCTTGGACAGAAACCGGATATACGGTGATGGGTTGGGGTGGAATTGCACCAACAAAGAATATTCAAGAGTTACTTTACCGTTATTATTCTGATCAACTGAATGAACAGTTATTTGGACAACTGCGTCATCAGTTAAGTCAGAAATTGTTGAATATTTTGGGGAAATTACGCACTAAAGCGAAAACTTTTAGCGATCGCCTGCAACAATCAGATCAGGCTGAAGAATATCGTCAAAAAGCCGACCTATTAATGGCCAACCTGCACCATTGGCAACCAGGGATGCAGGAAATAATTCTACCAGATTTTGAAACCGAACAGCCAATAGCGATCGCTCTTTTGCCCGATAAAAACGCCGTCCAAAATGCCCAAAAGCTTTATAAACAGCACCAAAAACTCAAACGCGCCCGTGCGGCTGTTGAACCGCTACTATTTGCAGTTCAAGCAGAAATTGACTATCTCGAACAAGTAGAAGCCGCAATTTCGCAAATAGACAAATACCAAAATCCAGAAGATTTACAAGCCTTAGAGGAAATCCGGGATGAACTAATTGGGCAAAAATATCTAGAAGACCTAGAATATCGCAGCCGTAGCAGCAACGACACCCCCGGCACTAATTTTCATCGTTACCGCAGTCCGAGTGGCTTTGAAGTCCTCATTGGTCGTAATAACATCCAAAATGATCAACTGACATTCCGTGTTGCTGGAGACTATGATTTGTGGTTTCACGCCCAAGAAATTCCGGGGAGTCATGTCCTCCTGCGTCTAGAACCGGGTACAGTGGCAGAAGAAGCTGATTTACAATTTACAGCCAATCTAGCAGGTTATTTCAGTCGCGCCCGTCAAAGTGACCAAGTACCAGTAGTTTACACCCAACCCAAGCACGTCTACAAACCCAAAGGCACTAAACCAGGACTTGTGGTTTATAAACAAGAAACGATTATTTGGGGAAAACCGCAATTGGTCAGTGGTCAGTTGTCAGTTGTCAGTTGTCATTAG
- a CDS encoding iron uptake porin, with amino-acid sequence MQKFWTYLITSSSVISSMLCMSSGAWAETLPTNNSEQQVNNIQEQEVSQVTSVSQLSDVQPNDWAFQALQSLVERYGCIAGYPNGTFRGNRALSRYEFAAGLNACLDRVNELIATATADLTTKQDLATIQKLQEQFSTELATLRGRVDTVEAKTAELEANQFSTTTKLQGQVVAVVSDVLTNKTVNNADIPGKNTTLGARTRVKFVSSFTGQDTLLTILESNNINSPNINTPEGNLFFASSDPGNNFSIATLSYTFPVSKNTQVKLIATGGAADDVTSTVNLFDGDGAFGAVSTFGTRNPIYGQLGDKGIAVNHQLGDKIGLSLGYLSSTANNPTPGNGLFDGNYGALAQLTVKPSDRISLGLTYINSYNKSLATGSNNATFTNPNFASGTNFSSNSYGVEASLGITKKLVLGGWAGYTNSQVLTGTKGKAEIWNYAVTLGLPDLGKKGNLAGIIFGMEPKVTNSTVTGITKDPNTSYHVEGFYQYKVSDNITITPAVIWLTAPNHDDSSSNLVIGALRTTFSF; translated from the coding sequence ATGCAGAAATTTTGGACGTATTTAATTACCAGTTCTAGTGTGATCAGTTCCATGCTATGTATGAGTTCTGGTGCATGGGCAGAAACATTACCAACCAATAATTCAGAACAACAAGTTAATAATATCCAGGAACAGGAAGTATCTCAAGTTACCTCCGTATCTCAATTATCTGATGTTCAACCTAATGATTGGGCATTTCAGGCTTTACAATCATTGGTAGAACGCTATGGATGTATTGCAGGTTATCCCAACGGGACTTTTCGGGGTAATCGGGCGTTGTCAAGATACGAGTTTGCAGCCGGTTTGAATGCTTGTTTAGATCGAGTCAATGAACTAATTGCTACTGCTACCGCTGATTTGACGACAAAACAAGACTTAGCAACAATCCAAAAATTGCAAGAGCAATTTTCCACAGAATTAGCCACCCTCCGGGGGCGTGTAGACACAGTAGAAGCCAAAACTGCTGAATTGGAAGCTAATCAATTTTCTACCACCACTAAGCTACAAGGGCAAGTTGTAGCAGTTGTTAGTGATGTGTTGACAAACAAAACGGTTAATAATGCAGATATTCCTGGGAAAAATACCACTTTAGGTGCGAGAACAAGAGTAAAGTTTGTTAGCAGTTTTACAGGACAAGATACACTTCTTACTATACTGGAAAGTAATAATATTAATAGTCCCAATATTAATACTCCAGAAGGAAACTTGTTTTTTGCTAGTAGCGATCCTGGTAACAATTTTTCCATAGCAACTCTATCATATACCTTTCCTGTTAGCAAGAATACACAAGTAAAACTAATTGCTACTGGTGGTGCAGCAGACGATGTTACCAGTACAGTTAACCTCTTTGATGGTGATGGTGCTTTTGGGGCTGTGTCTACTTTTGGGACAAGAAACCCGATTTATGGACAACTGGGTGATAAAGGCATAGCAGTTAACCACCAGCTTGGCGATAAAATAGGCCTAAGTTTAGGCTACTTAAGTAGTACAGCTAATAACCCCACTCCTGGAAACGGGTTATTTGATGGGAATTATGGTGCTTTAGCGCAGTTAACCGTCAAGCCCAGCGATCGCATTTCCCTTGGTTTAACTTACATCAATTCCTATAACAAGTCACTGGCTACAGGTAGTAATAACGCCACATTTACCAATCCCAATTTTGCCTCTGGTACAAACTTTTCCAGTAATTCCTACGGTGTGGAAGCATCTTTAGGTATTACGAAGAAGCTTGTTTTAGGTGGTTGGGCTGGATATACCAATAGTCAAGTTTTGACTGGTACCAAAGGAAAAGCGGAAATTTGGAACTATGCTGTTACTTTAGGTTTACCAGATTTGGGTAAAAAAGGTAACTTAGCTGGTATTATATTTGGTATGGAACCAAAGGTCACGAATTCTACTGTTACTGGAATTACTAAAGATCCAAATACCTCTTATCACGTTGAGGGATTTTATCAATACAAGGTCAGCGACAATATCACCATTACCCCCGCTGTAATTTGGCTAACAGCCCCAAATCACGATGATAGCAGTAGTAATTTAGTGATTGGTGCTTTGAGAACTACTTTCAGTTTTTAA
- a CDS encoding metal ABC transporter solute-binding protein, Zn/Mn family — MRSSREVKIDRKTRNFLPLITLIILSIVYGCNNPNSREVVKTEPAPVQKSPKTKVVTTFLPVYLFTKAVTGDIADVEILVKPGTEIHEYQGTPANIKAIATAKVLVKNGLGLEEFLADTIKNAGNSQLMEIDASKGIPAINKTSPIDKTATGEHDHNHEHQLGNPHVWLDPVLAKQQIINIRDGLIIADPVNKANYQTNAAAYIQKLDNLNNEFQQTIKKTPNCTFVTFHDAFPYLAKRYNIKQLAVVEIPEKQLSPTDVQKVVNTVKKYQVKALFSEPGLDNKLLTSISQDLGLTVRTLDSLETGDTNPEYYFKAMKANLESLVAGCK, encoded by the coding sequence ATGAGAAGTTCTAGAGAAGTTAAAATAGATAGAAAAACCAGAAATTTCTTACCTCTGATTACCTTAATAATATTGTCAATAGTTTATGGATGTAACAATCCTAACAGTAGGGAGGTTGTAAAAACAGAACCAGCCCCAGTCCAAAAATCACCAAAGACTAAAGTAGTTACCACATTTTTACCAGTTTATTTGTTTACTAAAGCGGTAACTGGGGATATTGCAGATGTAGAGATTTTAGTTAAGCCTGGTACAGAGATACACGAATATCAAGGGACACCAGCTAATATAAAAGCGATCGCTACGGCTAAGGTATTAGTCAAAAATGGTTTAGGCCTAGAGGAGTTTTTAGCAGATACAATTAAAAATGCTGGAAATTCCCAACTAATGGAAATTGATGCTAGTAAAGGTATTCCAGCTATTAATAAAACTTCCCCCATAGATAAAACAGCAACGGGAGAACATGATCATAATCATGAACACCAATTGGGAAATCCTCATGTTTGGTTAGATCCAGTTTTAGCAAAACAGCAAATTATTAATATTCGAGATGGTTTAATTATCGCAGATCCGGTCAATAAAGCCAACTATCAGACCAATGCAGCGGCATATATTCAGAAATTAGATAATTTAAATAATGAATTTCAACAGACTATTAAAAAAACTCCAAACTGCACCTTCGTCACCTTCCATGATGCTTTTCCCTATCTTGCCAAACGTTATAATATTAAACAATTAGCGGTAGTAGAAATTCCTGAAAAGCAACTTTCCCCAACAGATGTCCAAAAAGTGGTGAATACAGTCAAAAAATACCAAGTTAAAGCCTTATTTAGCGAACCAGGGTTAGATAACAAATTACTGACAAGTATTTCTCAAGATTTGGGGTTAACTGTGCGGACTTTGGATTCTTTAGAAACGGGTGATACCAATCCAGAGTATTATTTTAAAGCAATGAAAGCTAATTTGGAGAGTTTAGTCGCTGGGTGCAAGTGA
- a CDS encoding metal ABC transporter ATP-binding protein — protein MTDKQAEFTLPILKVSGLTVYQSSYLAVRDVSFELLAGTDTAIVGPNGAGKSTLIKAILDLIPRSAGTIEVFGRPISRLGNLRNQLGYMPQNFIFDRSFPISVSELVALGIGNKKHSFFSKFWQQKREISAAVTTALHRTDAYRLRNQAIGTLSGGQLKRVLLAYCLVTPRKLLVLDEAFAGVDVQGTTDFYALLNELKREENWTVLQVSHDIDMVSRHCDRVICLNQTLVCSGKPEIALSPQNLLATYGPGFSRYEHHH, from the coding sequence ATGACTGACAAACAAGCAGAATTTACATTACCAATATTAAAAGTTTCTGGGTTAACAGTCTACCAAAGCAGCTATCTAGCTGTGCGAGATGTTTCCTTTGAATTGTTAGCAGGAACAGATACAGCCATAGTTGGTCCAAATGGGGCTGGGAAAAGTACCTTAATTAAAGCTATTTTAGATTTAATTCCCCGCAGTGCCGGAACAATTGAAGTTTTTGGTCGCCCAATTTCTAGACTAGGAAATTTGCGGAATCAGTTGGGATATATGCCACAAAACTTTATTTTTGATCGCAGTTTTCCCATTTCGGTTAGTGAATTGGTAGCTTTAGGAATAGGGAATAAAAAACATTCATTTTTCTCGAAATTTTGGCAACAAAAACGGGAAATATCAGCAGCAGTTACCACAGCTTTACACCGTACAGATGCTTATAGGTTGCGAAATCAGGCTATTGGCACTCTGAGCGGTGGTCAATTGAAGCGGGTATTATTGGCTTATTGTTTGGTAACACCGCGAAAATTGTTAGTATTGGATGAAGCTTTTGCGGGGGTAGATGTCCAAGGAACAACGGATTTTTATGCTTTATTAAATGAATTAAAACGAGAAGAGAATTGGACGGTGTTGCAAGTTTCTCACGATATTGATATGGTAAGCCGTCATTGCGATCGCGTCATCTGTCTCAATCAAACTCTTGTCTGTTCCGGTAAACCGGAAATAGCCCTTTCACCACAAAATCTGCTGGCTACTTATGGTCCTGGTTTTAGTCGCTATGAACATCATCATTAG
- a CDS encoding metal ABC transporter permease: MTINYHDLVNLLQFPFMQRAIMGAVLMGILGGLLGSFVTLRQLSFFSHAVGHAALVGVALGVLLNTNPTWMLLPFTLIFGVVVLYLIDKTDLASDSVLSIVLSGALAIGVILTSFIKGYRGNLMGVLFGDILAIDNTDLILTLLVLVGSSVFLLSTLPQQILLTLNPDVAQVQGIPVQLYRYGFVVLLSLAVAVAIKAVGVLLVNAFLVIPAATAKLMSHHFSRFLILSVVVGCSSSIAGMMVSGLFNLASGPSIVFVQFLVFVTVFSWVKLTMKVG, translated from the coding sequence ATGACCATTAACTATCATGACTTGGTGAATTTATTACAATTTCCCTTTATGCAGCGTGCCATTATGGGTGCTGTGTTAATGGGCATTTTAGGTGGTTTATTGGGCAGTTTCGTTACCTTACGACAATTATCCTTTTTTAGTCATGCCGTTGGTCATGCAGCCTTGGTAGGTGTGGCATTAGGCGTGTTACTCAACACTAATCCTACTTGGATGTTACTCCCGTTTACCTTAATCTTTGGGGTTGTTGTTCTCTACCTAATTGATAAGACTGATTTGGCTAGTGATAGCGTTCTCAGTATAGTGCTATCTGGGGCGTTAGCAATTGGTGTAATTCTCACCAGTTTTATTAAAGGATATCGCGGTAACTTAATGGGGGTACTATTTGGCGATATTTTGGCTATAGATAACACAGATTTAATTTTGACGCTATTGGTACTTGTTGGTAGTAGCGTTTTTTTATTATCAACTCTGCCGCAACAGATTTTGTTAACTCTTAACCCCGACGTTGCTCAAGTGCAAGGCATACCTGTACAGTTATATCGCTATGGATTCGTTGTTTTGCTTTCTCTTGCCGTAGCTGTAGCAATTAAAGCCGTTGGTGTTTTATTAGTAAATGCGTTTTTGGTAATTCCGGCTGCTACAGCCAAACTTATGAGTCACCATTTCAGCCGGTTTCTGATTCTATCGGTGGTTGTCGGCTGTAGCAGTAGTATCGCGGGAATGATGGTTTCTGGTTTGTTTAACCTAGCATCTGGACCAAGTATTGTTTTTGTGCAATTTCTGGTATTTGTGACTGTGTTTAGCTGGGTGAAGTTGACAATGAAGGTCGGCTAA
- a CDS encoding HEPN domain-containing protein, producing the protein MDNAKFAETRQWLIKSQRDLKAAYVLLNNEESLLDAVVYHCQQAAEKALKAYLTYQEQVVKKTHDLDVLLDICSLFEPGFHDLKDIADTLTPYATEFRYPGDVIEPERSEAEEALEMATLVLDFVIQKLPSEFDH; encoded by the coding sequence ATGGATAACGCAAAATTTGCAGAAACTAGACAGTGGTTAATCAAGAGCCAGCGAGATTTAAAGGCTGCGTATGTGTTACTTAATAATGAAGAATCTCTGTTGGATGCTGTTGTTTACCATTGTCAACAGGCTGCCGAAAAAGCATTAAAGGCTTATTTGACATATCAAGAGCAGGTAGTCAAAAAAACCCATGATTTGGATGTTTTGTTAGATATCTGTTCATTGTTTGAACCTGGGTTTCATGATTTAAAAGATATAGCGGATACTTTGACCCCTTATGCAACGGAATTTCGATATCCAGGGGATGTAATTGAGCCGGAAAGATCCGAAGCTGAGGAGGCATTGGAGATGGCTACTTTAGTTCTAGACTTCGTTATTCAAAAATTGCCAAGTGAATTTGACCATTAG
- a CDS encoding nucleotidyltransferase domain-containing protein yields the protein MAAKHLSTQFLNEITNRLVSALEPEQIFLFGSYAYGEPTEDSDIDLLVIISKSDEPRYRRARQAYKALRGIGIPKDILVMTRSEVELKASVANSLVNQVISQGKLLYG from the coding sequence ATGGCTGCCAAGCATTTAAGCACTCAGTTTCTAAATGAAATTACTAACCGACTGGTGAGCGCGCTCGAACCAGAACAGATTTTTTTGTTCGGCTCTTATGCTTACGGTGAACCGACCGAGGATAGCGATATTGACTTATTAGTGATTATCTCAAAATCAGATGAACCACGCTATCGTCGAGCGCGTCAGGCATACAAAGCTTTGCGTGGTATTGGTATTCCAAAAGATATTCTGGTGATGACCCGCTCAGAAGTTGAACTCAAGGCTAGTGTAGCCAACTCACTAGTCAATCAAGTAATAAGTCAGGGTAAACTCCTGTATGGATAA